In one Alphaproteobacteria bacterium genomic region, the following are encoded:
- a CDS encoding MFS transporter: MGIETGTGAGILKDPSKRNTLLLCAALALSNTGAVLVMTVTALSGAYLAREGVTYWLPLIGEFPEKALSTLALSMMFVGTMASAPPAALLMARIGRRAGFTIGQMIGVGGAALSVLALVEQHFWMFCAGGFLIGVHAAFWQQYRFAVADTASEEFRPKAVSYVMIGPLAAGIFGPEIALYSKDLLAPVQFAGAYGAIAVLSLCAMTLLQFIRIPTPPRRKKGDSSGRPFKELVRQPKFVIAVLAGMVGYSTMSFLMTATPLAMIDCGHVFDDAKFVIQGHVIAMFAPSFFTGSLIGRFGAPRIILTGALLYLCSVAINLTGVEVAQFFASLVLVGVGWNFMFVGGTTMLTEFAGAEEKAKVQGVNDFLVFGSVTIASFLSGALQQAYGWEVVTLTIAGPVILAGACVLFLQGRVNRHAVAAE, from the coding sequence GCAATACCGGCGCAGTTCTGGTCATGACGGTGACGGCCCTGTCCGGCGCCTATCTTGCACGGGAAGGGGTGACTTACTGGCTGCCGCTGATCGGGGAGTTCCCGGAAAAGGCACTGTCGACGCTGGCTTTGTCGATGATGTTTGTTGGCACTATGGCCTCCGCGCCGCCGGCGGCACTTCTGATGGCACGGATCGGCCGCCGCGCGGGCTTCACCATCGGCCAGATGATCGGTGTCGGCGGGGCTGCGCTTTCCGTCCTGGCGCTGGTGGAACAGCATTTCTGGATGTTCTGCGCCGGCGGATTCCTGATCGGCGTTCACGCGGCGTTCTGGCAGCAATACCGATTTGCGGTCGCAGATACGGCCTCGGAGGAATTCCGGCCGAAGGCGGTCTCCTATGTCATGATCGGCCCGCTCGCTGCAGGGATTTTCGGCCCGGAAATCGCTCTCTATTCCAAGGACCTTCTGGCGCCGGTCCAGTTTGCCGGTGCTTATGGTGCGATTGCGGTCCTGTCGCTGTGTGCCATGACGTTGCTGCAGTTCATTCGGATCCCGACACCGCCGCGGCGGAAAAAGGGCGACAGTAGCGGCCGACCGTTCAAGGAACTGGTACGACAGCCGAAATTTGTCATCGCGGTGCTTGCCGGCATGGTGGGGTATTCCACGATGTCTTTCCTGATGACGGCCACGCCGCTGGCGATGATCGATTGCGGCCATGTCTTCGACGATGCGAAATTCGTTATCCAGGGACATGTCATCGCAATGTTCGCCCCCAGCTTCTTCACCGGCAGTCTGATCGGCCGTTTCGGTGCGCCGCGCATTATCCTGACCGGTGCGCTGTTGTACCTGTGCTCGGTCGCGATCAACCTGACCGGCGTTGAGGTCGCCCAGTTCTTTGCCTCTCTGGTTCTGGTCGGCGTGGGTTGGAACTTCATGTTTGTCGGTGGCACGACCATGCTGACGGAATTCGCCGGCGCGGAGGAGAAGGCCAAGGTGCAGGGCGTGAACGACTTCCTGGTCTTCGGGTCGGTGACGATCGCCAGTTTCCTGTCCGGCGCGCTGCAGCAGGCCTATGGCTGGGAGGTTGTCACGCTGACCATCGCCGGTCCGGTCATCCTTGCCGGTGCCTGCGTTCTGTTCCTTC